The following proteins are encoded in a genomic region of Leptolyngbya sp. SIO1E4:
- a CDS encoding 5'-methylthioadenosine/S-adenosylhomocysteine nucleosidase, translating to MPQAPLKAVIFTALPVEFQEVRQFVAGVQRVKHPLGNVYEQGAFQANGQVWQVSIVQTGVGDSKSALQTERAVTFFDPDVVFFVGVAGGLKTDDVGIGDVVASTKVYGYESGKAEEEFKTRPEFGLSGFGLIEEASAEERSETPAWLTRLNASAGVDPKLKVGPIAVGEKVVASTKSSVCQFLRQHYSDALAVEMEGYGFLAAVNARSRPLPAIVIRGISDLIDNKNDDTHQEPEAVRQQKASHHASALAFQLLASYAPAQGLIEQYRPPRQVNDAVWNHLFSCLQDIPLSLLVALFTDQLSPEQRDILGALGNLTLLRQAFRRLDNLDLAIAWVGHIIRSAEHPPAGIDAFEVPLALTAWYAEYHPTEPPPPPPPSPPGYLLIGLEPKDDQGRVAIMAELHKDGAIDSDLLSPDAEGSVKEPEEALYQHLSQAVSKAEKVKTIEFFLSWQHLCCPIHEWKADGGLGSPTPLRRFRNTVVRSLDRAMLGRADEWFDTLTQQWERLQALDADNISECCHHVELLDCDKLDVDDESKHPILKLLTVLPDDKDDLLNLLTILLNSGIPVWFWAYKTPDVTPLSSAINQLLTADNLKEVATLAETIRKRRKDLPHLGVLFDCPTRRPAFASVSPYRQPAA from the coding sequence ATGCCTCAAGCCCCCTTAAAGGCAGTGATTTTTACTGCATTGCCCGTTGAATTTCAGGAAGTCAGACAGTTTGTCGCGGGTGTTCAGCGTGTTAAACATCCTCTGGGCAACGTGTATGAGCAAGGTGCTTTCCAGGCAAATGGTCAGGTCTGGCAAGTTAGCATTGTGCAAACGGGCGTGGGTGACTCTAAATCAGCTTTACAGACTGAGCGAGCTGTTACTTTTTTTGACCCTGATGTGGTTTTCTTCGTGGGGGTGGCGGGCGGCCTCAAGACTGATGACGTTGGGATTGGAGATGTCGTGGCGTCAACCAAGGTTTACGGCTATGAGTCAGGCAAAGCGGAGGAAGAATTCAAGACGCGGCCCGAGTTTGGCTTAAGCGGCTTTGGCCTGATTGAAGAAGCGAGTGCAGAGGAGCGCAGCGAAACGCCTGCTTGGCTCACTCGTTTGAACGCTAGTGCCGGTGTTGACCCCAAGCTCAAAGTTGGGCCGATTGCGGTGGGCGAAAAGGTTGTCGCTTCGACAAAATCGAGTGTCTGTCAGTTCTTGCGACAGCACTACAGCGATGCTCTGGCTGTAGAGATGGAAGGGTATGGTTTTCTTGCGGCTGTTAATGCTCGCAGCAGACCTTTACCCGCGATCGTCATTCGCGGCATTTCTGACCTGATTGACAACAAGAATGACGACACGCATCAGGAACCAGAGGCGGTGCGTCAGCAAAAGGCATCCCATCATGCCAGTGCGCTGGCGTTTCAGCTATTGGCCAGCTATGCCCCTGCTCAAGGTTTGATTGAGCAGTATCGACCGCCTCGCCAAGTGAACGACGCTGTCTGGAACCACCTATTTAGTTGCCTGCAAGATATCCCGTTGTCCCTGTTGGTGGCTCTGTTTACCGATCAACTCTCTCCAGAGCAGCGAGATATTTTAGGGGCATTGGGCAACTTGACACTGCTACGTCAAGCCTTTAGGCGGTTGGATAATCTGGACCTAGCGATCGCGTGGGTGGGTCACATCATTCGTAGTGCTGAGCACCCTCCGGCAGGCATTGATGCGTTTGAAGTTCCTCTGGCTCTGACAGCTTGGTATGCCGAATACCATCCCACTGAGCCACCACCGCCGCCACCGCCATCTCCGCCTGGGTATCTGCTGATTGGCCTGGAGCCCAAAGATGATCAGGGGCGCGTGGCGATTATGGCAGAACTGCATAAGGATGGCGCAATCGACTCCGATTTATTGTCACCGGATGCAGAAGGCTCAGTTAAGGAGCCCGAAGAGGCTTTGTATCAGCACCTCTCTCAGGCCGTTAGTAAGGCGGAAAAAGTTAAAACGATTGAGTTCTTCTTGTCGTGGCAGCATCTTTGTTGCCCGATCCATGAATGGAAGGCGGATGGTGGCCTAGGAAGTCCAACACCGTTAAGGCGCTTTAGAAATACGGTTGTGCGCTCTTTAGATCGGGCGATGTTAGGCCGCGCTGATGAGTGGTTCGATACTCTAACGCAGCAATGGGAGCGCCTTCAGGCTTTAGATGCTGACAATATTAGTGAGTGTTGTCACCATGTGGAACTGCTCGATTGTGACAAGTTGGACGTCGATGATGAATCTAAGCACCCCATCTTGAAGCTGCTGACGGTCTTGCCAGACGACAAGGATGATCTCCTCAACTTGTTGACGATATTGCTAAATTCGGGAATTCCTGTTTGGTTTTGGGCGTATAAGACGCCCGATGTCACGCCATTGTCTAGTGCCATTAATCAACTGCTGACGGCCGATAATTTGAAGGAAGTGGCGACCCTAGCCGAAACGATTCGTAAGCGACGCAAAGATCTGCCACACTTAGGCGTACTCTTTGACTGTCCGACTCGACGGCCCGCCTTTGCGAGTGTGAGTCCTTATCGTCAGCCTGCGGCCTAA
- a CDS encoding formylglycine-generating enzyme family protein, whose amino-acid sequence MLIPAGEFMMGSADDDEDANKSERPQHSVQLTQFLMGATPVTQAQWRVVAGYDPVDESVEMMADPSRYKGANWPVEHVSWYQADEFCQRLSKRTSKHFHLPSEAQWEYACRAGTETNYHFGSQLTAELAVYESSDGPVSVGSYPPNRWGLCDMHGNVWEWCASYWYDNYEGAPTDGSAWIEGRDTDLRVVRGGSWFSDLEDCRSAHRHRLALDFADIPLGFRVICSPPRSF is encoded by the coding sequence ATGCTGATACCGGCTGGCGAGTTCATGATGGGCTCTGCGGATGACGATGAGGATGCTAATAAGAGCGAACGCCCTCAGCACTCGGTTCAGCTCACCCAGTTTTTGATGGGGGCGACGCCGGTGACCCAGGCTCAGTGGCGGGTGGTGGCGGGGTATGACCCAGTGGATGAGTCTGTGGAGATGATGGCTGATCCTTCTCGGTACAAAGGCGCTAATTGGCCGGTAGAGCATGTGAGCTGGTATCAGGCGGATGAGTTTTGTCAGCGCTTGTCAAAACGGACGAGCAAGCATTTTCATTTGCCTAGTGAAGCGCAATGGGAATATGCCTGTCGGGCTGGGACGGAGACCAATTATCACTTTGGGTCGCAGCTTACAGCGGAACTAGCGGTTTATGAAAGCAGTGATGGTCCTGTGTCTGTGGGCAGTTATCCGCCAAATCGTTGGGGTCTCTGTGATATGCACGGCAATGTGTGGGAGTGGTGTGCCAGCTACTGGTACGACAATTACGAGGGTGCTCCGACTGATGGTAGTGCCTGGATAGAAGGCAGAGACACTGATTTACGTGTTGTTCGTGGCGGTTCTTGGTTCAGCGATTTGGAGGACTGCCGTTCCGCACATCGGCACAGACTTGCGCTGGACTTCGCTGATATCCCCCTAGGTTTTCGGGTAATTTGTTCTCCTCCCAGGTCTTTTTAG